The DNA sequence CAAACAAGATAGGCACACTAGGACTTTCAGTGCTGGCAAAATATTATTGGATACCATTTTTTATAGCTGCTCCTACACCTACTATTGATCTTAACACTCCTACAGGTCAAGAAATACCTATTGAGGAAAGAGATTCAAAAGAAATTACCTGCAGGTTCGGCGTCTGGACTGCTCCCAAGCAAGTGAAAACTTATAATCCTGCTTTTGACGTGACACCCCATGAAAACATAACTGCAATTGTTACTGAAAAAACTATCATTTATCCTCCTTATACTGAAAACCTAAAAAAACTTTTTAAATGATCAAAAACCCCTGAGAGTGATATGCTCCCCTTGAGGTAGACAGTTGAAATAATAAAACTGCTATCATAAAGAGGAGCATATTTATGTCTAAATACTCTTCCCTGTATATTCGGAAGAATTCTTGATAAGATGGGTTAAATATGCAGTGTTCATGTTTTTCATCCTATGACTGAGCTTATATATAAATAGCTTTAATAGCTTCAGGCCTAGCCTAGCATCCTTTTGTACAAAAGCATCCATATCTTCTCTTCTAAATACAATAGTTTGAGTTGCCTCTCGTGCAATTACCGTCACTGAATGGGGCTGATTAAACAAAAATGAAGTCTCGCCAAAATATTCTTTTTCACCTATCGTGGTAAGTTTTACCATATCACCTTTCTCGGTATCCTTCAATAAATCCACACTACCCTTTCTTATAAAAAATATCTTCCCGTCATTTTCATTTTCTCTGAATATAATTTCATTTTTATCAAAGTTCTTTATTTTAAATATCGGCAACAGTTTATCCAGATCATCTTTTTCTACACCGCTAAATATATTAAGGTCATCAATTTCTTTTACCAAAGAACTAGTATCTATATCAACATCTTTCTCAAGATCCTTAAGATTCAGCCCCACATCTACTATCTGCAAGATATGCTTTCTCATCTCATCTGCTAAATCTCTAGAAAACTTTATAAGCCTTATCCAATCCTGTTGAAAACTATAATACTGTAAAAATACATTATGTTTGGGTTTGACATCATATTGAGAAATATATATATTGTTTATTGCCTCTTTTGCATCTGCATCTCTCTCTTTTGAAAGATAATCCATTGCAAGTATTGTGTTTGTCTTTATTATTTTATCCTCCAGGTCATCTTTTAAAAATTCTCCTGGATAAGGGTCAAAGTCTTCTGGCTGCACCCTATGCATATTCGGTTTATCCACTTGAGTTACTATTTTTGCCCTGTCATATAAAAATCTGGCTATATCCTCTCTTACTCGCTTCCATATAGGATGCGATTTAGGCGGTGGAAGGTGTTTTACATACAGCTGATTATCTAAAAAGAAATTATAGGCAAACATTTTAGCATTAATAAGATAATCTATGTCCTCTCCTCTAGGCACCTTAGGATCGAAAGGCACTGTGGTAAACAGATTCCTGTGCAACACCATACAACCCCCAAAGGCAAACGGAGTATGTTTTAATCTGGGTTCAGAGCCTATAATCTTATCAAAAGCCTTAGCTTTACTTCCAAACCTATCCCAAAAAGTCATCCAAGGCTCCATATTCACTTTGTCATAGTACTCATTGTCTTCATTCAAGTAATATCCTGCTACAGCATCTATAGCCGCACCATACAACCTACCACCTATGAATTTACGGCATCTTTCCACAAAATCTGAGTTCTCGAATATTTCATCATCATCTATCATTATCAGCACATCAGCATCCATAATGTATGCCACAAACAGCCCTAGATTTCTAACATTCGAATAACCATTTATGTCTAAAATATAATCAACATACTCACTTTTGTGCATAGACCTTATTATATTTTTCATATGCTGTACTTGAAAACCAGATACCATATATACATTTATATCTAGACTCACCTTTGCTACTATCTTATTTACTTTTTCTACTGCATCCTTCTCGATACTTTGATGGGTAGGACACACTAAAAGCACTAGTTCAAAATCTTTATCTTTAAGAGTCTTGACACTTCTTAACGTTCTCTCTAAAGTACCCTCCTGATCTAAAGGAGTAGGATGATCATATACATTATCCTCTTCTTTCCAACCTTGGTGGAATGGTCTGCTCCAATACGTGGGAATAACCATAATCGTTTTCATTAAACGCCCTCCTAGAATTTTTGTCTCTCAGTACATTATTATATATATTTTCCACTTTTTGTGCTACACTGTCCCATGTAAAATTTGCATGCGCATAAAAATATGCATGCCTTCCTTTGGTAGCTTTCGAATGACCTGATAATTCTTCCATTATAGCTTGTGCTAACTCTTTTGGATGGTCTTGTTTTACCAGACTCCCCACATGTGAATTTACAAAATCAGGTAACCCTCCTGCATTAGTTGCTACTACAGGTGTACCACATGCCATAGCTTCTAGAGCAACAAGACCGAAAGGCTCTATCCTAGAAGGTATAACAGATACATCTGCCATATTGTATATATTTGCAACCTCCGTCTGACTGCGATGCCCCATGAACACCACATTTTTAAGCCCATTCTCCCTAGCTTGCCTCTCAAGTTTATCTCGATCGCTTCCATCACCAACTATAATAGTAGCAACATTTCCTATCTGTTTTTCATATATTTGCGCTGCATCCAACAATATATCAACGCCTTTAAAGTGTGTAAGCTTACCTACAAAACTTACAATATAATTTATATCGTCTGATATATTATATTTCTTTTTCAAAAAATCTTCATCAAAATCTTTAGTATAAAATATGCTCTCATCAAACCCGTTGTGCACTAAAAACCTTCTATCATCTTTTATACCAAACAACTGACTCGTTTCTTGGTCAACCTGCCTGGATATTGTTATTATAAAAGAAGCATTTCGCGCAGCCTCCTTTACATATTTATGATATCTTGTATCTTTTTTGTATCCTTTTATATCGGTGCCATGCACTGTAACCCCATAGGGGATATTAAATTTCGAAGCAATATAAGGCATTATCCACATATGCTGACAATGTATGATATCAGGATTAAACTCGTCGATAACTTTTTCCAATGTACCTTTAAAAACATCTATATATTGTTCTATCTCTTGGTCCTTTAAATTATAAAAAGTATTGTTGCTTACAGGATGTGTAGTAAAACATGGAAAGTTAAAAGGCAATTGATAATCTTTTGCCTTTCCTCCTTTAGTTATTATAGGTATAAAGTCCTTATTGAATGGATGCAAATTGTGATCCGGAAATATCACCTTTACATCATTGCCCATCATATTCAACTTATTATATAAATTAAGTGTATATATACCGCTTCCAGATCCTTGAAGCGGGAAATGGTTTATTAATACTATCTTCATACTACATTCCTCCTACCGTTTTGTTCTATCGCTCTAATTATTTTGTTCCAACTCTTTGATATTGCAATATATCTTTTTATACTGTCCTTCAATTGTTCTTCCGATTGCTGTAAAGCTTGATAAAGTTTTTCAAATCTATCATCATTTAAATGTTCAGCCACTTTAAGTCCTGCCTCTTTAAGTGCATTTTTTTGTTCTAAAAGTATTTTATTCACATCTGTTTTTAATATACCTTGCTGTTTTAAAAACCAATACAAAAAAGGATTTCTTGCAATCCAACCCATACACGCAAAATATAATCTATCTCTTATACTTTTTTGTGTTATATCTGGTACCTCTGGAAAATTCCCGAAAGTATTGTGAAATATTTTCATATCTATATCAATCACTGCTCCATATTTACCTGAAACTGTATAGCCTAGCAAAGTATCTTCTCCTCTGCCCAAATAGAATTCATCCTCAAACTTAAGCAAAGTAGAATAAAATGGATGGGGTGGAAAACCTTCCGATAGATTGATAGCCATGTTTCCTCCTAAAATCTTATTAGTCTTTCTAGCCTGCCTATTGTAACCCTTGTCAAAATTCAAGCACTTATGCTGCTTGCATCGCTTCATATATTCTATAGCTTCCTGTTTGCCCACCCCGGCCAGCAATTTATCAAATCCATAAAATTGTATCGGTGGA is a window from the Clostridia bacterium genome containing:
- a CDS encoding S-methyl-5-thioribose-1-phosphate isomerase, yielding NKIGTLGLSVLAKYYWIPFFIAAPTPTIDLNTPTGQEIPIEERDSKEITCRFGVWTAPKQVKTYNPAFDVTPHENITAIVTEKTIIYPPYTENLKKLFK
- a CDS encoding glycosyltransferase family 4 protein, which translates into the protein MKIVLINHFPLQGSGSGIYTLNLYNKLNMMGNDVKVIFPDHNLHPFNKDFIPIITKGGKAKDYQLPFNFPCFTTHPVSNNTFYNLKDQEIEQYIDVFKGTLEKVIDEFNPDIIHCQHMWIMPYIASKFNIPYGVTVHGTDIKGYKKDTRYHKYVKEAARNASFIITISRQVDQETSQLFGIKDDRRFLVHNGFDESIFYTKDFDEDFLKKKYNISDDINYIVSFVGKLTHFKGVDILLDAAQIYEKQIGNVATIIVGDGSDRDKLERQARENGLKNVVFMGHRSQTEVANIYNMADVSVIPSRIEPFGLVALEAMACGTPVVATNAGGLPDFVNSHVGSLVKQDHPKELAQAIMEELSGHSKATKGRHAYFYAHANFTWDSVAQKVENIYNNVLRDKNSRRAFNENDYGYSHVLEQTIPPRLERRG
- a CDS encoding cyclic nucleotide-binding domain-containing protein; amino-acid sequence: MKTIMVIPTYWSRPFHQGWKEEDNVYDHPTPLDQEGTLERTLRSVKTLKDKDFELVLLVCPTHQSIEKDAVEKVNKIVAKVSLDINVYMVSGFQVQHMKNIIRSMHKSEYVDYILDINGYSNVRNLGLFVAYIMDADVLIMIDDDEIFENSDFVERCRKFIGGRLYGAAIDAVAGYYLNEDNEYYDKVNMEPWMTFWDRFGSKAKAFDKIIGSEPRLKHTPFAFGGCMVLHRNLFTTVPFDPKVPRGEDIDYLINAKMFAYNFFLDNQLYVKHLPPPKSHPIWKRVREDIARFLYDRAKIVTQVDKPNMHRVQPEDFDPYPGEFLKDDLEDKIIKTNTILAMDYLSKERDADAKEAINNIYISQYDVKPKHNVFLQYYSFQQDWIRLIKFSRDLADEMRKHILQIVDVGLNLKDLEKDVDIDTSSLVKEIDDLNIFSGVEKDDLDKLLPIFKIKNFDKNEIIFRENENDGKIFFIRKGSVDLLKDTEKGDMVKLTTIGEKEYFGETSFLFNQPHSVTVIAREATQTIVFRREDMDAFVQKDARLGLKLLKLFIYKLSHRMKNMNTAYLTHLIKNSSEYTGKSI